The window AAACAAATGGGTTTGTTTTCAGGTTTGATGGGCAATGCCTCGCAGATGAATAATGATAAGGTAGAGCAAGAGTTGGCAGACATCCTTCTGGATGCGGAACAGGTGGAGATGGCCTTTAGTTTGGTTCGCGATTTGATTGTTTTCACAGAACACCGTTTGATCTTGGTGGACAAGCAAGGAATGTCTGGTAAGAAGGTTTCATATAAGTCTATTCCCTATCGTTCGATCTCGCGTTTTACGGTCGAGACTTCTGGTCATTTTGATTTGGATGCTGAGCTCAAGATTTGGATTTCCTCTGCGGCAGAGCCTGCGGAAACCCTCCAATTCAAGAGTGACAAGAGTGTGATCGCCATTCAAAAAGCCTTGGCTTCTGCAGTTTTGGCCAAATAATTTAATCATAAAATATATCTTTATAAGGAGTAGAAAGTGTATCCGCTTTCTACTTTTTTTGATATACTAAATATAGACCACAAGAGTAGAGGTTTATATGTCACGCATTAGATTGAAAGATTGTTTGCTGATTGTTCTGGGTGGGATCTTGTATGCCCTTGTCTTGAATATGCTCATCATCCCGCATGAATTTGGAGAGGGAGGTATTACAGGAGTGGCCTTGCTTTTCTACTACACTCTGGGCATGGAAGCAGGGGTAACAAGTTTTATATTCAACGGTGTTCTCCTTGTTTTGGCCTACCGTTTTTTGAGTAGAGTAAGGGTCTTCTATACTTTTTTGGCAGTGGGTTCTATGTCGGTGACCATGTATGTGACAAGATTTCTACAAGCCCAATGGCTTCCGCTTATTCCCTCTGCTATAGTAGCTGGTTTAGCGACAGGTTTGTCCATGGCCTTGGTTCTTAAAGGAAATGGCTCAACAGCAGGCAGTGACATTGTTGCCCTATTATGTAACAAATATTTCAATTGGAAGATTACAAGGGTTATTTTGATTTTTGATATTTTGGTGGTGACACCCTTGGCTTTTAAAATTGGTTGGACCAAAACGTTTTGGACCCTGGTTATGGTCTTTCTTATCAGTAAATCCTTAGACTTGTGTTTGACCAAATGGAAATAGGATAGAACCTGTATTCACCAGTCAGTACTGGACGGTGAGTATAGGTTTTATTTTTTGAATTGGCTTCTTTCCAAACTTTTTTATTTTTTTGACTTGACGCTGTATTGTTTGTGTGATACAATTAAGACATCAAAACAAAGATACAAAAAAGGAGACTTGTATGAATAGAGAGAATGTTTTGTTGCGGATTGAGGGGATGAGTAAGGTCTATGGTCAGCAGGCTGCGGTAGATCAGGTATCCTTCGCCATCCAGCGTGGAGAGATTTGTGGCTTGGTTGGGCAAAATGGTGCGGGGAAAACAACTCTGATCCGAATCTTGTCAGGGCTGATTTTTCCCTCGGCTGGTCAACTGGTCTATCCAAAACCAGTGAAGATGGGGGCTATTATTGAGTCGCCTACTCTGTATCCCAACATGTCTGCCTGGGACAATCTTATGTATGCAGCTTTGCAATTGTCCTTAGAAAATCCAACGGAGCGTATCAAGCAAGTGCTGGACTTGGTTGGTCTGGGGGATGTGGATCGGAAGAAGAAGGTCAAGAATTTTTCTCTTGGGATGCGGCAGCGGATGTCCATTGCCTTAGCGATCATTGACTTTCCAGAGTTTTTGATTTTGGATGAGCCGATCAATGGTTTGGATCCGTCTGGGATCAAGGAAGTGCGTGACATTATCTTGCGCTTGCGGGATGAGTACGGAATGACGGTCCTGATTTCTAGTCATATCTTGTCGGAGTTGGAGTTGTTGGCAGATCGTTTTGTCATCATGCACAAGGGCAAGGTCATTCGTGATCTGACCAGGGCTGATTTGGCAGCGGTCGTGGCGAGAAAGCTCTATCTGGATACGGCGGATAATGCAGCTGTGAAGGCTTATTTGGAAGAAAAGGGGCTGGAAGTTAGTTTGGAAGAGGCTGGTTTGGTCTTGGATGCGGATGAACATGTTCAATCTCTTATTGATTTGGTTGGTCAATCAGGGATTGAAATTCTGGAGATTTACCGTCAGGGCCAGCATTTGGAAGAGTATTATTTGAGCTTGTTGAACTAGGAGGAAGTGGAAAATGAATTTGGTGAAAGCAGATTGGTATCGTATTCGTAAGGAAAGATTGTCCTTGGTTAGTCTGGCAATCTTGATTGTCCTCAGTCTGATTTTGGCTTATAGCAGTAGTAAGGAGTTGACTTCTGTAGGGGCTGAGGATATTCTGTCTAACTGGACAAACTTGTTGCCTCTCTTTTTTGTGGCACCAGCCAAGATTTTCTTTGGGGAGGATTTCCAGTTTCGGACAGTCAATAATAGTCTGGTGCGTACCCAGAACCGTTTGAAGATTTTTACTCACAAGTGGTTGTCTAGTGTGGGACTTTGTGTCTTCTATGTCTTATTTGCCTATATGCTGACTGGTTTTGCTCGTCAGATGATGAATGGGGCGGCAGATTATTGGGTTCTTTTAGAAGGTTTTGTTTATCAGTTGCCTTTCTATATTGTGATTGCTAGTTTTTGTACAATCATGTTTGTCATTTTCCCAAAAATCTATCAGGCTTACATGGTCTATATTTTGATTGCCTTCTTGTTTGATCAGTTGTTCATGATGGCGACAGGCATTCTTCTTAAAACGGATTTTTTTGCGGACTTTATGATGTTTTCACAAGTATCTGTAGCGGCTGACTTGGAGAACTTGCTCTCTTGGCCGTCAATCTTGGCACGGGTCTTTAGTTTGGGCTACTTCATCTGCGGTGCTCTGCTATTTTCAAAAAAGGAATTGAAGTAAGAATAGGCAATCTCGAGAGAGGTTGCTTTTTGTGAAAACGTATTATTTTGATTTCCAAGGTAAATCCTCACCTTAATGCTGAGAATGTGTTATACTAGGTAAGTTGCAAGTCTGATACTGGTTAGTTCGCTGCCAGTGGAAATAGTTGTTACAAAAAAAGTGAGATAAGGTAGCTTCGCACTGCCTTTTAGAAAAGAGAATACATTGAAATTTACTGAATTAAATCTATCAGAAGACATTTTGCTTGCCGTTGAGAAGGCTGGTTTTGAAACGCCGTCACCAATCCAGGAGCAGACCATTCCGCTTGCTCTTGAGGGTAAAGATGTGATTGGTCAGGCCCAGACGGGGACAGGGAAAACAGCAGCCTTTGGTCTGCCAACCCTCAACAAGATTGACATCGACAATCAAGCTGTTCAGGCCTTGATTATTGCCCCAACGCGTGAGTTGGCGGTGCAAAGTCAAGAGGAACTCTTCAAATTTGGCCGTGAAAAAGGAGTAAAAGTTCGCTCGGTTTACGGTGGTTCTAGCATTGAAAAACAAATCAAGGCCCTTCGTTCTGGTGCTCATATCGTAGTTGGTACGCCTGGTCGGCTTCTGGACTTGATCAAACGCAAGGCTCTCAAGCTTGATGGTGTTGAAACCCTCATTCTTGATGAAGCGGATGAAATGCTTAACATGGGCTTCTTGGATGATATCGAAGCGATCATCGAACGTGTGCCAGAAAGCCGTCAAACCCTACTGTTTTCTGCAACCATGCCAGAGCCAATCAAGCGCATCGGTGTCAAGTTCATGAAAGAGCCTGAGCACGTTAAGATTGCGGCTAAGGAATTGACCAATGTGAACGTGGACCAATACTATATCCGTGTCAAAGAAAATGAAAAATTCGACACCATGACACGCCTTATGGATGTAGACCAGCCTGAATTATCTATCGTCTTCGGTCGTACAAAGCGCCGTGTTGATGAATTAACTCGTGGTTTGAAACTGCGTGGCTTCCGTGCAGAAGGTATTCACGGAGATTTGGATCAGAATAAGCGTCTTCGTGTTATCCGTGATTTTAAAAATGACCAGATTGATGTTCTTGTTGCGACGGACGTTGCGGCGCGTGGATTGGATATTTCAGGTGTAACGCATGTCTATAACTACGATATTCCACAGGACCCAGAAAGCTATGTGCACCGTATCGGTCGTACAGGTCGTGCGGGTCAATCAGGTCAGTCCATTACCTTTGTTTCGCCAAACGAGATGGGCTACTTGGCAATCATCGAAGATTTGACCAAGAAACGTATGAAAGGTCTCAAGCCTGCAACGGCTCAGGAAGCATTTGAAGCCAAGAAGAAAGTTGCTTTGAAAAAAATTGAGCGTGAAATGGCGGATGAAACCATCCGTAGCAATTTCGATAAGTTCAAGAAAGATGCTATTCAGTTAGCGGCTGAATTTACCCCTGAAGAATTAGCACTTTATGTATTGACCTTGACAGTCCAAGATCCGGATAGCTTGCCAGAAGTAGAAATCGCACGTGAAAAACCACTGCCATTCAAGTTTGCTCCTGGTCAAGCCAAGGGCAAGGGTGGACGTGGAGGTCGCGATCGTGACCGTGATCGTGATCGTGGTAGCCGTCGTGAGGGTGACCGTAACCGAGACCGTGGAGGACGCCGTGGTGATCGTAACGACCGCAACCGTCGTGATGACAAGTTCAAGCGTGACAACCGCCGTCAGGACAACAAAAAACCACACCAACGCACTTCAAGTGAAAAGCAAACAGGCTTTGTAATTCGCAATAAGGGTGAGAGATAAAAAGTATATTTATACAAGGAGTATTTCCTCAAGGGGGATACTCTTTTTTATTTACCAAAAATATACTTGCTTAATAACTCATAAAATATAAGCAAATATAAAAAAGCTCCAGTGATTGTCTTTTTATTGAAATAAAAAGAAATTTGGACATCTGTAAATAAATAAAAAAACATACCTATGCATATATATATATCCTATAAGCCCAGCTTATGGTCTATTAGACTTACTTATACTTACACATATTCCCTTGAAAAAATACTTACAAAATGATATTATATGTATGCTTATTAAAGGTAAATATTGATATATAGAAAGGAGCCCTTTTATGAAAAAGGCAAGAAAGGTTTCGATTGGTACGCTGCAAGACAGCGGTTTTCAATCAGGAAATTTCATTTTGGTGCTGCCAGTGTACTTTTAGGGGTATCGCTGGTCTTGGGTGCGGGGAGTAAGGTAAGTGCTACCGAGGAAATACCGGTTTCTCCTCCTGTGCAAGAAGTTGTTGTTAGTGAAGAAAGAGCAGATGGTTTGCCACTTTCAGAAGAGGTTTCGCCTGAAACATCGACACTTTTGCCTGTTAGTGAAGATGTAAAGGAAGCAGTGGTCACAGAACCAGTTCAACCAGCTGACGTTTTGCAAAGTGAAGAAGTCCAGTCGGAACCAGATCCCCTTGTGGAAGAAGAGGTTTTGTCTAGACAAGCTGTTATTACTTATACTGTCCGCTATATTGACCCTATGAATGAGGTAATTTCATCAGAAAGCTTATCCATAGAGGTGACAACTGTTGATCAGCAAGCTAGCTACAGTCTGGTAGTAGCATCTACATTACCAGAGGGCTATCGTTTGGTAGTAGACCAGGATGCTCAACAGACTGTGAATATCCTTGAAGGTGTGGATAATCTTATAACCTTCCGCATTGAGAAAATAGAAAGTGATGAGGCTAAGCAAAACCCAGGATCGGCTTCTAATCAGGAAGTCGTAAAAGATTCAAGTACTTCTACAGTAGTAGAAAATGAAAGCGCTATCTCAGACACTCAACCATTTGCAGAAGCTCCTGAAGTTCAAGCTAAGTCAGTCATAGAACGTACAGTCAATATTCCTTATAAGGTTGTTCAAACCGATGTGGAAACTGGTGAAGAGAAGAAGCTTGGTCAAGTAGGCTATGTTTCTGTTACGACTACTGATGAAGTAGCAAAGACTGAAGTAACTGTCACTGCAGACAAGCTAGATTCAGGATATAGTCTTGCAGATGGTCAGCCAAATGTCATAACCAAAGTCGTAGCAGAAAATGAAACTAATATTCTTTCGTTTGCTGTAACTCGGAAAAAAGATGAGAAGGATAATCCGCTGACAGAAACGACCGTTGCAGCTAGTGGCGATGCGGAAGGGACAAGTGGTTTTAGGGCTATTCCTGGGGAAAACCGCACCGCTTTTTCAGGTAATCAAAATTTCAAAAATTATCAAGGTTTTAGTAGGGATAAGTTGCTTAACCAGATTACCTGGATTGATTTTTCGGATGCCAGTACGATTTCAGGAACGGGTACTGCTCCAAACCAAGCTGACAGTAATAAATTAGCTCCTTCGCTTCGAATTGGTACAAAATACAAGAAAGTCATTGCTCCAGGATACGAAGTGACATTGGAAGTCATTGACTTAAAACCTTTCGAAGCAACTGAAATCTATAAAGAGCGGATTGCTGGAACAGATCGTGAGCAGTATTTCAATGCGAATCGGAAAAACCATGTCATTGCAACTGGTGAGCAGGCCGAAATTATTGCGGTGAAGCAAGATAAAACATGGTCGCAGGCAGCAAGACAAGGTCTGAACTTTGGTGAAAAAGCCGTTACTCTCCAATCCCACAAGGATGGAGGAAATGTAGGGGTAGTCTTCCGAGGTTCAGCAACCTATCTAGGAAAATCTGTCCCAATCAACTTTGTTTTGATGGAATCAGAGGAAGCTAAGCGAGATGAACTTGTCATTTTCACAACTAACGGAGAAAATTTTGAGCTCTTAGGAGAACTATCTAATAATTTGACCTTGTCATCCTATAGCCCTATTACGACTGCCTATTTCGACAAATTTGAAAATGTAAGTATTCCTAATAACTGGGCGGCACGTTTTAATCCAATAGACTACATCAATGTTGGTACTCCAGAATCAATCGCAACTGCTGGTCAGACATCATCAGAAGGAAGTTTGACCATCGTAGATGGTTTAGGAACTAAGGTTTTTGGTCCAGTAACCAACCGAATGAAATCTAAAGTATCTCCGAATGAGGAATATTCGACCCCCATCTTGCTCACTAAAAATGCTTCAGAAGTAGGGATGTTTATTACTTCAATGGGTAGACAGTCTGCTATGATTGGGGTTATGGTCTATGATGAAGGGGATGCTCCAGCCTCTTACGGCGAAGGGAAGCATGCCCTCAACCTTAATGTTGCGGATAAGAACCCATTCCTTGGAACAGTTATGGCTGATTTGGATTTCGTGCCAGAGGCTATACCTGCAGATGCAGCACCTTGGTATCGTGATGAGTTAATCAACCAGTGGGATGAAGGACCTATTCAGCTCTTGGGGGCAAGTGGCGCGGCGAAGAATAACAATAATTACACCCTTCACCATTCTTCTAATGGTAGCTATGAACTGAAATTACAGGCTTCTGCCAATGGCAATCCCAAAGCGCATATGCAGGGATGGATTGATTTTAATAACAATGGAATTTTCGATGATGGAGAAGCGTCAGGAGTGGTCGAAGTAACATCGGCTAAAACCTATACCTTAAACTTTACTGGAATTCCACAAATTACGGATACAGACTTAACGAAGTTAGGTGTTCGTGTCCGTATAGCGGTTGACAGAAATGATATTTTAACCCCACATTTGACAGCCTTGTCTGGTGAGGTGGAGGACTTCCAAGTTCAATTAACCCACCCACCTCGCGGTACAAAAAAAGAAACATCTGCTAGCCAAGGGGAAACCCAGAGAGCTACTGTAGAATTTTTTGCTTATGGTAAGAATGCTTACGAAAGTACAGCTGCAAAAATCGATGAAACAATCCCTCCTTCAATCGTCAAAGAAGATGGTCAATTAGTTCAGGATAGTGAGTTAGTTGATGGTTATTATGTTGTGCCAGGAGAGGGTAGGTATAAGATAACAGCTAATGGCAAGAATGTAGATGTTGAATTTATCCCGGAGGTGAATTTTGTCACCAAACGGACGGATGGTAGTATCGTCAAACAGGCTAAGGGTATCACTATTCGCCGGACGGGAACTGTAGTAGATAAGGCTGGTACGGCAGCTTATACAACAGGTTGGATGGCGACTACGGATGTTCATGGAGTTGCGAATATTTCAGAACAGACCAATACTATGGATGGTCGCTACATTCCTCATGTGGTTGCCGTTGTTCCTAGTGGAATTGATGCGACTTCAAGTGCTGTCCAAGGTGCTGTCCAGACAGGAAGACCAACTTTCGTTCCTGGAACAACTTCCACAGGTGCTCAAGTCCCTATGGATCCAAATACAACGAAACTATTGGATGATGGCTCTAATCCTGTTGATGCTACAACTGCCTATGCCATGGTCAATGGTGTCCGTACAGCTGTAGGTGAGTATAGGATTTCTAGTACAGATGGCACCGTTACCTATACACCAAACGATGAAGGGAAACGCTATATTGGTAGTTTGTTGCCTGTAACTGTACAAGCCAAGGATGTCAATGGCTCTGCTGCGACAGCTACCTACACTCCTACAATAACGCCACTTAGTCCATCAGCAGTTGCTGCGACTTCTGTTGGTTTGCAAGGAAAAGAGCAGACTGGTCGTCCGACCTTTGCTAAAGGTTCTACAATTGATGGTGTAGGTGAATTGGTACCAAGTAGCTTGACCTTACTTGATGCAAGTGGTCAGCCAGCTACAAGGGTAGACGTGCCTAATCAGGGTAGCTATGTCTTAAATCCGGATGGTAGTATCACCTTTACACCGTTACCGAATTACTATGGCAGTCCGACCCCAGTTAATGTTCGTCAAGCAGATAGTAATGGTAGCACGGTTGTAACAACTTATTCACCAAATGTCATTGAAGTTCGCCCAATTGCTGATCCAGATAAGACTTACGGCCTAAAAGGAGCTGAGCAGACTTCTAGGAGTGACTTCTTTACTGCTGGGCAGATTGATTTGAATGGTGATAAGGTATATGATCCAGATACAGAGGTTGTGGCCTTAAATCCTGCGAGTCGTAAACTTATCAATCAACAAGGTCAGGAAGTAGACAGTGTGCAAGTGGCTGGTGAGGGTGTTTATCGCTTGAATGGTGATGGCACGATTACCTTTACCCCAGAGCCAGATTTTGTTGGACTAGCTAATGGTGTTACCATTACGATTGCGGATGTCAACGGTACAAAAGTATCCACTACCTATGTACCTAAGGTTATTGACGTCCCTGAAGATGAGTTGAGAGAAACGGTTAAGCGGACCATTCGTTATGTTTATGCAGATGGTAGTGAAGCAAGTACCAGTGTTGAAAAGGTTCTTCAATACACACGCACAGCAACAGCAAACCCATTGACAGGGGAAATTTCCTACAGTCCTTGGGAATCTACGGATAATGATTTCCCACTGGTAACTTCTCCAGACATTCCGAATTATACAGCAAGTCAAGATAAGGTGGCGGAGCGCACAGATGTTCCTGCTGAGGCAGTGGATGAAACCATTACGATTGTCTATCGTGAACATGATAAGCAACTGGCGACATTTACATACAGGGTCGTTGATGGACCAGAGTTGGCCAAAGATCAGGAGATTGGTTACTCCTCTGCACCAATTACTTATACAACAGCTGCCAAAATTGCTGAAATCATAGCGCGTGGCTATGAACTGGTTGAGGATGAATTTGCAAACGAAGCGAATAAGAGCTTTGATACGGAAACGGCGCGAGTTCAGAACTGGGATATTTTATTCCGTCCTAAAACAACTGTCACAACTCCAGATCAACCGAAGACTCCAGGTGATCAAGTGGATCCAAGCATTCCAGATAGTCCTCGTTGGGAGGAAGTAACCAAGACCATCACTCGTACAGTTTCCTATAAATTGAACACAGTTGATGGACCAGAAGCACCAGGAACTAGCAGTCAGACCAATACGGTTACCTTTGAACGCACTGGTACTTATAATTTTGTAAGCAATCAGATTACCTATACGAATTGGGTAGCTAAGGATGGCGATGCGACTTTAGAGGGTCATGCTTTACCAGATGTACTAGGCTACACTGCAACTAAGGCGACTGCAAATGATGAGGAAGTCTTGCCACTTTCAACAACACGCAATAAAACGGTCACTCATCTTGATAATAATATTACGGAGATTGTTGTTTATACTCCGGATGCACAGCTTGGTAAAATTAGCTTTATCAATGTAACGGATCCTAGTCAAGAAGTGCTTGTTAGAGAGATTCCGTTGACTGGTAAAACAGGTGATAAATTTACAGTTGATACAGCAGCGATTATTGAAGAATTTAGACAGCAAGGCTATGAAGTCAGCGATATTTCAAATTATGACAAGGAAGGTTTGTTCTCTCCAGATCCAAATAGTCATGATGAGTTTATTTACCATTTGACGGAAAGAGTAGTTCCTGTCGATCCATCAAATCCACCAACACCAGGTACGCCAGTCGATCCGAATAATCCAGATGGACCGAAGTGGCCAGATTCAGTTAGTGGAATTGTAACCAAAGATGAAGTGAAGCGGACTATTTCTTATGTAGATGAAGCGGGAGCACCAGTGTCGTCTGTATTTGAAGATACAGTTAGCTTCACACGAACTGCTACAGTTAATTTGGTAACAGGGGCAGTTAACCTAGGCTCTTGGGAGGCGGTTAATAGTGACAAGGAATTAGCAGGTAATCCATTGCCAACCATAGAAGGTTACTCTATCAAAGGGGCTACCTCAGATTCCCTTGTAGCTGAGGCGACGGTCACTGAAAACCCTCGAACTGTTGAAGCAGAAGCTCCAGATATTGTGGAAGTCGTTACTTATCAAAAAGACAAACAAGAGGCAATTATTCGCTTTGTTGATGTAACAAATCCACAAGCTAGGAATGAATTAAATACCATCACACTCTCTGGCAAATCTAGTGAAGAGATTGGTTATGATGTCACTCCATTAGTGAACTTATATGAAAAATCTGGCTATCAAGTAACCAATAAGCAGGCTTACAGTCCAGCTACCCTGTACGATACAGAAAAAGATGTGCCTCAAGAGTTTATATTTGAGTTGGTTCAAAAAACGACTACAACCACTCCAGATAATCCACAGACCCCAGGCACGCCAGTGGATCCGACTAATCCAGACGGACCACGTTGGGAAGAAGTGACCAAGACCATCACTCGTACAGTGGCTTACAAACTGGATACTGTCGATGGTCAACCAGCTCCGACTACCGAAACCAAGACAAATTCAGTCACCTTCGAACGGACTGGTAGCTACAACCATGTGGCCAAGCAAGTGACCTACACGAACTGGGTAGCTAAGGATGGCGATTCGACTCTGGAAGGCCAGACACTACCATTGGTGACTGGTTATGTGGCTGTCACCGCAACTAGAAATAACCAGGCAGTATCACCAAGCGCAACGGCAGAAGCCATTGAAGCAAGTGCTACGACAGATAATGTAGATGAGATTGTCGTTTACAAGGCCCTCAGCTCTTGGACCATCACTCCTCCACCAGGTACAGACCCAGTTCCACCAATTCCTTACGGCAACCATCCGACCGACCCAACCAAGCCGGCAGATCCAACTCCGACCCCAGCAATTCCGAAAGTGGATGGCTATGTCCCAGTTGGACCAGATGGAAATGAATTGCCTAAGGATCCAGATGGTAACTACATCCCACCAGTACCGACTGACCCAACTCAGCCAACAGTTATTACTTACAAGGCCCTTGAACAGAAGGCAGTCATCCAATACTTGGAAGAAGGCAGCAATAAGGTTCTCTCTCCAGCTGATGAAGTAACTGGTCTAGCAGATCAACCAATTGTATACAGCACAGCAGAAACCATTGCCT is drawn from Streptococcus sp. 29892 and contains these coding sequences:
- a CDS encoding PH domain-containing protein; the protein is MGLFSGLMGNASQMNNDKVEQELADILLDAEQVEMAFSLVRDLIVFTEHRLILVDKQGMSGKKVSYKSIPYRSISRFTVETSGHFDLDAELKIWISSAAEPAETLQFKSDKSVIAIQKALASAVLAK
- a CDS encoding YitT family protein; this encodes MSRIRLKDCLLIVLGGILYALVLNMLIIPHEFGEGGITGVALLFYYTLGMEAGVTSFIFNGVLLVLAYRFLSRVRVFYTFLAVGSMSVTMYVTRFLQAQWLPLIPSAIVAGLATGLSMALVLKGNGSTAGSDIVALLCNKYFNWKITRVILIFDILVVTPLAFKIGWTKTFWTLVMVFLISKSLDLCLTKWK
- a CDS encoding ATP-binding cassette domain-containing protein, whose amino-acid sequence is MNRENVLLRIEGMSKVYGQQAAVDQVSFAIQRGEICGLVGQNGAGKTTLIRILSGLIFPSAGQLVYPKPVKMGAIIESPTLYPNMSAWDNLMYAALQLSLENPTERIKQVLDLVGLGDVDRKKKVKNFSLGMRQRMSIALAIIDFPEFLILDEPINGLDPSGIKEVRDIILRLRDEYGMTVLISSHILSELELLADRFVIMHKGKVIRDLTRADLAAVVARKLYLDTADNAAVKAYLEEKGLEVSLEEAGLVLDADEHVQSLIDLVGQSGIEILEIYRQGQHLEEYYLSLLN
- a CDS encoding DEAD/DEAH box helicase — its product is MKFTELNLSEDILLAVEKAGFETPSPIQEQTIPLALEGKDVIGQAQTGTGKTAAFGLPTLNKIDIDNQAVQALIIAPTRELAVQSQEELFKFGREKGVKVRSVYGGSSIEKQIKALRSGAHIVVGTPGRLLDLIKRKALKLDGVETLILDEADEMLNMGFLDDIEAIIERVPESRQTLLFSATMPEPIKRIGVKFMKEPEHVKIAAKELTNVNVDQYYIRVKENEKFDTMTRLMDVDQPELSIVFGRTKRRVDELTRGLKLRGFRAEGIHGDLDQNKRLRVIRDFKNDQIDVLVATDVAARGLDISGVTHVYNYDIPQDPESYVHRIGRTGRAGQSGQSITFVSPNEMGYLAIIEDLTKKRMKGLKPATAQEAFEAKKKVALKKIEREMADETIRSNFDKFKKDAIQLAAEFTPEELALYVLTLTVQDPDSLPEVEIAREKPLPFKFAPGQAKGKGGRGGRDRDRDRDRGSRREGDRNRDRGGRRGDRNDRNRRDDKFKRDNRRQDNKKPHQRTSSEKQTGFVIRNKGER